The genomic DNA CTGACCCACAAGTGGATGTTGGAGGCGAGATCAGGAGGCGGTCAACGGACATCCGCTACATCATCGTACATATTCACAGTTCACACAAGTgctgtgtgtgtgggtgtgtgtgcgtGGGTTGGTGCCAACGGAAAACAAGTCAAACACCAAAGTCACCTGCGGTGTGAAAATGCCCGACAAAAATGTGTACCGGAAAACTTACATGCTCTGGGATGTGCTTTGTGTGCTTGTGCGAGTAGCCTGGGTgccgtgtgtgtgtttgtctcGTAACTTTGCTGCTAACCGTGCAGCAAATTGCGGGTGTGAGAGTTTTAAAATATGgacatttttaacttttttacggCTCTTGGCACTAAGTAGCTCCGAGCTCGTTGGTCTCTTAAGCCGTCGTAATTCATTAGTTGACCAGTTTATCGTGATGGCCCAGGAGGTGTGTGAAGCATACGTTGTCTGCCAATTGGCTGCGGCTGCCGTAGCTACCTTTAGGTATACGCAAAAACACTTAAGTGCTATTAAGGGTTCTACTTGTAGTTATTGATTTGCTAATCTTTTTCGTTTATTGAAAACCAAACCATTGAGTTTGACAACGCTTTGTTTAGGTGGTGCGTATGGGCGCTCTAGGCTATTTGAGCAGCGATTGCTTTTGATATTCGAATGAATGTATAAGTAgagagaaattttaataaatgggTTTGAGGTAAGAGGTTTTGGagatttacacaaaattttcaacTACATTTTAGAGAGTTAATCTCTCATTGACATCTACGTTATGACTAATCCACTATATCTGTCTTGTGTCGTATAGCTCCGCAAATTTGCACAAGGTTCACACTGAGACTTTTGATCTTCTGCTGGCCTCTTGATTTGACTTCAAACTTTTTGGAACTTTGATATTTCAATATCAAATTTCTCTCCAGGTTAGCTCTGACTGGCCTTTTCGTCAGCTGCTTTATGGATTCCAGTCGAAACGGATCCGGGTGTTTTTCTCTGAATCTCTTCTTAGAACATGTCCGAGCCAGCCAGCTTTCTTTTGGGAAACCACAGCGTTTAGCAAAACTCTTGAATTTCCGTTAAAAACAAAGTCTGCGAAGAGAGCTGCGTTCGGAGATCTATTTATCGGAATCCTCTTtgccttatttatattttcaaacgaTAACAAACATTTTCTCCAGTTTACCTTAGTTTTGAGTCGCTTTAAGGGTTTAAAGGTTGAACAAACCCATCTTATAAATTCAGAAATCTAGCCATCCATGGTTTCACTGTGAAAAGCATTCGCCAAAATGCGCATCAATGGAGTCTACAGCTGCCTCTCGAGACCCACATAGGTGCTGGCATAACATAGTGcagaaatcaatatttttatatcagttgatatattatatattatagcgcctaaaagtatgcaaaactATTGCGATTTCTATAATATTCTTACATGTCAGAGAGATAATGAGAATAGGTGTATTCTCAAACGCTCGCCAAGATTAATCACCATACTTCATTGAGGTTTCAAACTTTATCAAATCGAAatccaaaagaaaattaaaagcttAAGTAAAAATCGGTTATAAAGTTGGTACAATTTTCAGTTGGTTTAAAGCTGAAACTTTTCCAGTTTTCCAACTCAAGCCGAAGGTAAGATAATAATGATTGTAGTACAATATTTCAAATTGATTGAAAAACAATACCTAAATCTCTTTCTTAACAAAACTTGTATGTCGATGATTTAGaatcattttaattaacttttatataattactCGGCTTGTTCGAACCttgttttagtattatttaacccttatttatcaatttttatagcAACTGTATCAAAAagtcatatatattatatatatagttataaagaaattaattttattaaattcacaaaattttggATTTGAAGCGATAATAACACCGTCTACACAAATCTTAACTAATACCAAAATATTAAATCCTTTTGTACTACCTTTTTATTATCTCCATTGATAAACATTATTACTCTGCCGCTTGTCACTCCCCACACGTTTACAGCTCATCACACTTTGCCTTGATCATATTCAACGTGACACTACCCACATTTGCCGATGCATTGTTCAACAACTCGAAGATATGCATGTTCGCACTGCCATTACGCGTGTCCGCATAGAGGGCTTGCACCACGCCCTGATAGGCGTTATAGCGTTCGCTATTCTCCCAATCGCCCTTAAACTCCACATACAAGCGATGCACATCAAAGAGGCGTTGTGACGCCGCATCGTACTGCAACGGCGTTTCCTGCGCATTCGTTGGCCAAGGCAATAGCTTGCGCCAAGTTTCGTGTAAATGCTCGAGGAATTCAAAATTACTGAACATGAATGTGATAAAGAGATCGACGCCTTTGCGTTGCAATTTCGCCAGCATTTCCGCCAAGTCTTCGTTTGCATATTGCGAGTTCTTAAATTGCTCATAATCGCTAGAGAGGTCATTTTCGAGATAACGGTACAAACGATTGCGTTTCGCATAGAAGTCATCAATGGCGAGTATTGCATCAATTTCGGTCAACACTTTGTTCAGCTTGCTGGCGTGCAGTGTATGAGACTCGGCAGTGGAAGGTTCCTCTTTCCCCTCTTCATTTTCCGTTGATGACATAGCTGAAATGTGCTTTTCTTCAATGACCTCCTGCAACAGCTTGCGCACGGTGGACAAATAATCATCGATTAACTCCACGCCGGCCGCTTTTACATTTGCATACAGCAGCCGCGCGAAACGTTCGAGCTCGGTGTGCGCCAAGGGCGTTGCGGCCGATGAGGCGACTACAGTTTCGGCACGCAATGGCGCCAACTTGACATTGGCCCAGTAGTGCGCCGCGGGTGGTGGCGGCGTGGCTTTGTGTGCCGCCGTTTGCGTTTGATTCAACAGGACATCGCGATACCAAAATTGTCCGCATAAATTGTACCAGCGTAGATGACGCAGCTCTGTGGCGCTCTCGTCCTGCAGTTGCAATAGTTCACGCTTCAATTTACCGAGAAAGTTTAAATTGCGCAGCGTGTAATAGTTTTCGACGCTGTGTGGCGACTCGTTCAACTTGAGGTCGAGCAGCTGCTTGAGGTAGACGATTTTCGGCATGAGTTGTGTGGCGCTGGCGGCCGCCTCGATGCGCGTCACATAAGCGACATAGTCTTTGCTGGCGCGTAGCTCCTGCAGTAATCGATTGAGATGATCGCCGGCGGCTGTGTCCACCAAAGCGTTGAGCTCATCAATGAAATGAGTTTGGAATTTGCGGCTCTTGATGTCGGCGTGTGGCAACAGAATGTTGGGTTGCTGGGTTGGGATGTTGCCGCGGGTGGCCGCGGTGCAAAGCTAAAAACGGAAATGAGAGTTTGTGTTTATTGTGTTTTAGGGGATATAGAACTATGAGTATTTACCAATGGTGACTGTGAAATGAGCAGTAGGAAGGCAAAACCGATTAATCGCCTCATATTGCTGTTTGATGATTGGAGATGTAACTGTGGTTTTgtgcttcaaatatttttatattgtatccTAGCTCACACCTAGAAAACTTTTTGGTTCAAAAATCTAAAACTTTCTTTAGCTGTGTAATTAGCGCGTTTGTTTTGACCGTTCTTTTAAGatctatattttcaaaaaatccaaatttttcaaaattacggCGCAGTAATTTTTatcttcatattttttaatttcttaattattttaatatttatttcattaatttttatttaacattttgttaCTGTATTTCAATTTCTACTTaattcactttattttatttttgtgctgCTTGAGCTGGATCCAACCTCTCGCTTAAACTTGACGATTCGCTATGTTTACATTTTCGCACTGAAACTCTATCAGCGAACTGGCAAAAGCTGCTCTGTTGCTTCTAAGCGcaattacattatttatttataaactcaCATATGCAAATACAACGTTGGGGTTAAGCGGGTCCCGCTTATTTTGCGCGCTACTCAACAAAGCGCTTATCAAAAGGCGGCGATAACGCGTCGTCAGCTACAAACTCTCATACTTTTTACATATTCCACACAACTTgcataatgtatatatttttgtttacatttctatACATAagggtatatatttatatacagtacatatgtatatttataaaattatgttttaagaTTTCTGtgatttgtttttaaaggaggCATTGACATTGAccaacatacctacatatgatTACATATTCactaattaaatcaaaaatactTCAAAAGAGTAAAAAGGTGAAagcttattattatttcatgaGCTTATAAAGTATTATAAAGCTTTGCTGTAGTTGTGCTTATATGAAAGCTTTTCGAAATTATCACATGGTTTTATGATATGTTGAATGCCATTGAATCTTGTTGAGAACAGTGCTTAGACAAGATCATCTTATGAGATGAGTgtcaaaatttttaagtaatttttgtttgcaGAAAGTTTAAATTATACTTTCACAGATCTCTAATAAAGCATTGATTCGAAAAAGCAATCTTCAAGAAAAATTTTAGACCTACTCCTAGTGTAGACCGGACTtggaattatcaatatcaacAAAAGTTATCTACTTAATTTTGAGAACTCAGTTATTCTAGGAGTAAAAATATAGTCTATAAATTAGCTAAGAATGACAGAGAAGTTCATTAgcaaattcgtagttgccagaatgttctagtagcgaagttttgttaatgTTTACTATATACAATAAGGGCtgtcggattgtgcagcaaacacagttctagttagagtgttgacGTGTGaagagcaattgagatataAGAGGTGTGTTGGAATGAAAATGTGAATTTTGGGTTTTCctcgggctgtgtacattcgattatcgatattttgtttttgttataatcggtcACATATGTAGGTTTATCATGAGTATGCATTagaagccaatttcgattagtagtttgttgtATCACATAGCAAGCGGCTCATtacattcaattttctcgaatgtgtAACGTGTGGaagcgaagtttgttccgaaattgataaattttgagcaaaagcaatgtcgccTTAGTATCTctcaggagttgttgaatgacgtcaacaaCGATCCGAATTTGCCTAAACGGGTCAtaactggtgacgaaacgtggttatatggttatgacgTCAAATCCAAGGCCCAATCATCCCAATGGAAGTGTTTTGCTACAATtaatgagatcaagtcagaatcgaaaaaacagctgatggccataccaaAAGGCGCAtatcagaagtgcttcgaggattggaaaaagtgttggtacaagtgtattatattcgATTAGGATTTCCTTTGAAGatgacaaaatagatattggtgaataaataagtacttttcaaaaaaatcaaaattaacgtgttttctaaacttatgaaaacatattttgcaagttagaaaatttattggtatactatttttttaaccaGTGCCAACTCtgcttaaatatatatgatCATTCTTTAATGTAATTCACTTCTTTATCAAAGCTTAATTTAAATCAGGATTCTGAGGTTCGGAAATGTTCAAAAGGATTGCCACCTGGTagaaaaagaaacttatttcaTAAGCTTAATCAAGAATAGATTTAAATAGAGATTTGTCTTATCGGTGGTTTCATTTAGTTCATTCAAATGTTTCATTTACTTTATTCATTCGCGAACTTAAAAGAACTAATTTTCATACtaaatattaagtttaccatgaagtttgtaagacccaaaaaagaaacgtcggagacccaataaaaatatgttgtataatataaattagcAGAGTGATGTTATACGCAAAaattctctcagtttttgagatatcgacctgataTTTTGAGTACGAACTTTTtcttccaagaagctgctcatttgttggaactgtcgatttcggaccactatacaatatagctgtcatataaactgtaTTATCAAATGCAAGTCcttgtatcgaaaacttttttatttgtcaagatatcagcaccaaatttggtacttACTATTGCCTAAAGCTGTGGtaaaatcttcgaagaaattgctcagatcggaccaatatagcatatagctgccatataaattgagcgatcaaaattaagtacttatgcaaaaatttttttatatgtgtggGTATTACATgatatataattatacaattttttcgagtttttttctatcaaaagttttaatatatatcTTTTAGTTACATGGGTATGCTTAATCGCTTTGTTATTTCAAGAATGGTCTCCTTTTAATACTTCTTTCCTCGTCGTTTCATTAATTTCACTCATTTCATTAAGTTCGTTCATCATTCAACAGGAAATTTCATGAGATTACTCTTGTGCAAAGCAGTAACATTTACTTCTCAAAAATGCAACTCTGCCACTTTCAAATCTTATCTTAATTTCATAACTATGCTTGTTGCAAGCACTTCAAGGTAACTTGAAAAACTTtccaaaattaaattcaaataattttgcagatttttttctggtttgctgtttttgttgttgtggcaagCGTATACATTGTGGAAAATTGCACTAATTAATTGCAAGCAAAGTTGCATAAAAGttttcttcataattttttggttattaTCTGCGTGCAACTACCAACTTGCAACGGGCAACTGGTAActggcaacttgcaactaaGCTAATACATACTTTCGGTTTAATTAGATGGCACAAACAATGGTCGAGTGAAAAAGTGCAGACGCACGTGCCACCGAGCGAGCTGCCAGCAGTTATCTGCGAGAGTTAGCAGCGTGCGTGCTTCCGAAGTGCAGACGAATGTAGTACGAGTAGCTGTGATATGCGCATATGACTGCGAGCGTGTGACCGCAaacgcatatgtgtgtgtgcatgtgtgcacgGCAATTCAAGGCAAAATGAAAGCGAAGAAGTTTTACTGCAAATTGGGCCAAACGCCCGTTAGTAGACTACACTGACGCAGCCAAACGACAGAGCACAAGCTGAGTGGAGAGTGAGACAGAAAGAGGGGGCCAACCAAACAAATATTGGACACACAAAGCGACGTGGTGGCTAATCGCACCTAAAAAGAAGTTGCTGAATTGCAGAAAGTCAGCTTGCAGTTGCTGCAAAAAATTCGTATGAGCGTGTGCAGCAAACAAAGGAAACCGAAAATAGGTTCTATAGCATTAGAattgcatataagtatgtatgtttgtgtactacaagtataaatatatatataaattgtatttactCTTGGAGATCTGGCAGCGTAAGGGTCGGCATATGTCGGAGAACAAATGGACCTGATCAAGATTGCGTCGAAACGGAGCTTCTAATATGTGGTAATGTCTCTTCATAACAGTGAGcatgtatataattacatatacaatacatacaaagaTATTGTACGTACACATGTGTGCATTTCATTACCTACATCCCGCTGCTGCCCTCACGTACAGTCTACAATTACACAAGCTTTCCAAATATTTACCACGTGCGCTTCTAGCAAATCTTTAGTCTCCGCctttagtgttattttcgcTCGGGTCCTttaacaacacaacaacaacgtagCAAAAAGTAAAAGTTCACAGTAATCGCAGCATCCACAACAAAGTTTCCAACTAAAGTTCAGCTTTCTTTCTGCTGTCGTCCACCTTTTCTTTACACAAAAGTTCATTTTCCTTGCATTGACACGTGACATTGTGTTGCAGCAAGCGTCCAGCAGCAAGCGTCACAACAAATATGCAACAAAGTTAAACGAGAATAGCGTGCGAAGAGAACGGAGCCAATGTAATGGACAAGACTG from Bactrocera oleae isolate idBacOlea1 chromosome 3, idBacOlea1, whole genome shotgun sequence includes the following:
- the LOC106625070 gene encoding uncharacterized protein, with amino-acid sequence MRRLIGFAFLLLISQSPLLCTAATRGNIPTQQPNILLPHADIKSRKFQTHFIDELNALVDTAAGDHLNRLLQELRASKDYVAYVTRIEAAASATQLMPKIVYLKQLLDLKLNESPHSVENYYTLRNLNFLGKLKRELLQLQDESATELRHLRWYNLCGQFWYRDVLLNQTQTAAHKATPPPPAAHYWANVKLAPLRAETVVASSAATPLAHTELERFARLLYANVKAAGVELIDDYLSTVRKLLQEVIEEKHISAMSSTENEEGKEEPSTAESHTLHASKLNKVLTEIDAILAIDDFYAKRNRLYRYLENDLSSDYEQFKNSQYANEDLAEMLAKLQRKGVDLFITFMFSNFEFLEHLHETWRKLLPWPTNAQETPLQYDAASQRLFDVHRLYVEFKGDWENSERYNAYQGVVQALYADTRNGSANMHIFELLNNASANVGSVTLNMIKAKCDEL